The genomic region GTCCACGATCAGATTTCCGTTGTCCGCAAAGATGGAACTTGTTTGAGAATTCGTGTAACCGGAATTCTCCACTCCGTCGAGAGGCAGATAAGCGTAGTTATACGAACCCACTCTTCGAGGAGCGGAATTTCCGACCCACGCCGCTTCCGGAAATGAATCCGGATTTTTATGAAGCGTAAAGAATTCCCAGATGGAATTTCTTCCGGTAAGAACGGTTGCATCGTCCGTGCAAGCGAAGAACATCTTCTCGATGGAAGCGAGATAGTCGCCTAACGCCTGTATTTCGGACTTCGTATGAGTGGTCGCGATCGTTTTGAACCAAGCGTCCTTTCCCGAATTTCTCAAAGCCGCGATTTCCACGGAAGCGTTCGCCCAAGAAGTTAGAAGAAATACCGCGACGGTTTTCGGTCTTGGAGTTTGTCTGAAGATTTTCGTTGCTTGCAGATATTCCTTATCCGAAGAAACAAAACCCAACTCCAAAAGATCGTCCGCGGAGGAAATCTCCATATATCTTTCGTAAGCAAGAGGAGCTTGAGCGAATGCGACAACGATTCCGCTTCCGGCGCTTGCAGTCTCGATTACGTTTACGATCTTAGTGGCTCCCGCGATATTGGAAACGGCCTCCGCGGCGAGTTTGATCTGATGCGCCGTGGAGGTAGCAAGACCGCCCGCATCCGTCGCAACGTTAACCGAAATTACGTAAGGATCGATTTCGGTTCCGGTTCCCGAACGAACCACGGTCAAAGCCGTATTGTTCCCTGCGACGACGTATTTAACTTGGATAAACACGGTCCCCGAAGTGGCCGATTTCCAGATCAGTCCGCTCGGACCGCTGGATACTTGTAAAGAATAGGTTGGCGCTTTGATTCCGAGAATCAAAGGTAACCCGAATCCCATTTGAGAAACCGGAGTATTTCTAAGAAATAGATTGATACTGATCGGCTCTATTTTAGAGACTGTTTGTGCGCTCATGCTTCCTCCTGATATTCAACCGTTGGTGCGCTCGCGGTCGATTCGCCTTGTTTTTCATTATACTTTCTTAATTTGAATACGATGTCGAAACTCGCCTTGTAAAGATACGTCGCGCTTTCGGTTAAAACGGTTTTGTCCTGAATGTTCGGAGAAACGAGAACCGGAGTGATTCCGAACTTCTCGCATTCGATCATTCCTTCTTTGGAATCGAACCAATCCATCGACTTTTCGGAGAGCTCCCAACAAGTCGCGATCGAACTGTCGTGTAAGAATATTACGTTAAGCGAAACCGCTTGATTGATCCTGGACGTTTCCTTAAAAGTCGCGGAATCGATCGCCTGAATTTTACGCGATGCGTTTGCGGAAGAATCCTGATTCAACTGAACGATTTTATAAGTTCCGTACGGAAACGTAGTGGGCAAACTCGTTTGATCCGCGAGAACGAAAGGAATCGGGGGATCCGGCTTAAAGATCTCCGTAATCATTTTGTTCATCGCCGATTCTATATCTTCGAAATTCATGTTTCCGATTCGTCTCCTTGAAACCGATGCGCCGAGTTTACGACACAAGTCGGAGGAAATCTACGTCGCCAACGAACGGGATAGACCGGAATTTCCACTCGGTCCCAATGTGAAAACGAAACGAGGTTCAGGGAAGAATGGAGAACGCGGGTTTTGTTCCCTGCAAAACACAAGGCATTTTTGGTTGAGGATTGGTTTGTCGGTAGAATTGATCGGGTCAAATTCGGATGGACAAAAACGGAAACGAAGAAAGGTCCGTACGCGGCCCACAAAAACCTTCAAAAGCCACGGAAATCAATCGGATTAGAACATTCTAAAATTCTTAAATACTAAATCGATGCAGAGAGGTTTCCAACGGAGCCAAAACGGAAACTGAGCGTATAAATTCGAATCCGAACAAACGCTCTTCGTCTAAAATAAAAGGCAGGAACCGAAACTAAAATCTTATATCCGACCGTTTCTTCGAAAGAATCGCACGATCACTCGCACGAATCGTCCGATTCCACAAAATGAGATCTAAAAAATTCTTCGACGCCGATTCGGGAATACAAAACGCTTCCGTCTCGGAGCTTCCAAAATTTTCCGAGCAATCCTTCTCTACGATAATCTCCCACTCTGCGAACCGAGCGTTTCAACAAGGCCGCGACTTCTTTCGGAGTCATCGTATCTCTTGAATCCTTTGGAATCGCGGGATCGTAGTTCGACGTCGACGCGGGCAAATTCCGAACCGAATTCTTAGAAGCGGAATTTTTCAACAAAGAACCTTCCTGGGAAAATCCGACAACCTTCTTCGACGAACCTTCGCTTTGAGGGCGGGTTTGGTCCGTATTCTTTTTGATTTCAATCATAGGCCAAACGAAAGAACGGGATCGAATTTTGTCAAGCGCCGATCTATATTCATAATTTTGAATCTATTTTCAGGGACCGAGTGAACGGAAAAATAGACTTGAAATTCTCCCGAAAACTTTTTTCAAAAGAAAACGTCTAAAAATTTTTCGAACACGGAGTTTTTGTCCGGGGTCGGAAATAAACTGTTTTGAAAGGAACGGGAAACGAGGTTCAAACATGAGCCTCGAAGGATCGATTCGGCTTCGTTGAAAAGGAGCGAGATTGTCGGAAGATTCGCAAGTAAAGGAGAGAAAAATGGCAAATATAATCAAAAGAGATCGAGTGAGAATCCGCTTTCTCTGCGATCAAGTTGGAGAACTCAAAACGAAGGGATTGAACGTGAGATCGGTATTCGACCAATGTTGGAATCGAATTCCGGAAACGATGATTCAAAAACTCAACGCGGAAGAACTTCTTACTTACATGCAACGGCATATTCTACCGGTCGAAGTGGCTTTGCTCACCGCGGAACGGGAAGCGGAAGCGTATAAAACCAAGTCCGCGTAAATGTTATGGCGACAAGGCCGAAGATCGACGACGGGCGCGTACGCGAACGTCAGGACAACTCAGGACAAA from Leptospira kmetyi serovar Malaysia str. Bejo-Iso9 harbors:
- a CDS encoding DUF3383 family protein, which translates into the protein MSAQTVSKIEPISINLFLRNTPVSQMGFGLPLILGIKAPTYSLQVSSGPSGLIWKSATSGTVFIQVKYVVAGNNTALTVVRSGTGTEIDPYVISVNVATDAGGLATSTAHQIKLAAEAVSNIAGATKIVNVIETASAGSGIVVAFAQAPLAYERYMEISSADDLLELGFVSSDKEYLQATKIFRQTPRPKTVAVFLLTSWANASVEIAALRNSGKDAWFKTIATTHTKSEIQALGDYLASIEKMFFACTDDATVLTGRNSIWEFFTLHKNPDSFPEAAWVGNSAPRRVGSYNYAYLPLDGVENSGYTNSQTSSIFADNGNLIVDFGGKQVPYPGISTGNVYADVVENRSWLKARLNENITSLFLNSDVVPYTIQGIQMIEARMREVFSQAGVQGIIAPVENESDKVRSDLGDYQYKIDLPETIDEIPTNDRNNRILPNITFSCRLRGAINEVDIDGELT
- a CDS encoding helix-turn-helix domain-containing protein, translated to MIEIKKNTDQTRPQSEGSSKKVVGFSQEGSLLKNSASKNSVRNLPASTSNYDPAIPKDSRDTMTPKEVAALLKRSVRRVGDYRREGLLGKFWKLRDGSVLYSRIGVEEFFRSHFVESDDSCE
- a CDS encoding phage neck terminator protein, which encodes MNFEDIESAMNKMITEIFKPDPPIPFVLADQTSLPTTFPYGTYKIVQLNQDSSANASRKIQAIDSATFKETSRINQAVSLNVIFLHDSSIATCWELSEKSMDWFDSKEGMIECEKFGITPVLVSPNIQDKTVLTESATYLYKASFDIVFKLRKYNEKQGESTASAPTVEYQEEA